The following are from one region of the Vitis riparia cultivar Riparia Gloire de Montpellier isolate 1030 chromosome 14, EGFV_Vit.rip_1.0, whole genome shotgun sequence genome:
- the LOC117929508 gene encoding protein C2-DOMAIN ABA-RELATED 4-like produces MEHLHGLLRIHVLRGVNLAKRDVLSSDPYVIVRMGKQKLKTRVVDKNVNPEWNEDLTLSVDDTNLPVKIFVYDRDTFSLDDKMGDAEFQIGPFVEALRMELNGLPSGTIITRVQPNRENCLAEESCIIWTEGKVVQNLVLRLRNVESGEVELQLQWIDIPGSRGL; encoded by the exons ATGGAGCACCTCCATGGCCTGCTCAGAATTCACGTCCTCAGAGGCGTCAATCTCGCAAAGAGAGACGTTCTAAGCAGCGACCCCTACGTCATTGTTCGAATGGGCAAacag AAACTGAAGACTCGCGTGGTGGATAAGAATGTAAATCCCGAGTGGAATGAAGATTTAACTCTCTCTGTTGACGATACAAATCTTCCAGTCAAGATT TTTGTGTATGACAGAGACACATTCAGTCTGGATGACAAAATGGGGGACGCAGAGTTTCAAATCGGCCCCTTCGTAGAAGCGCTAAGGATGGAGTTGAATGGGCTTCCAAGTGGAACCATAATAACAAGAGTTCAACCCAACAGGGAAAATTGCCTCGCAGAAGAGAGCTGCATTATCTGGACCGAAGGGAAGGTGGTCCAAAATCTGGTTCTCAGGCTCAGAAATGTCGAGAGTGGTGAAGTGGAACTCCAATTACAGTGGATTGATATTCCGGGCTCCAGGGGCTTATAG